The Sander lucioperca isolate FBNREF2018 chromosome 4, SLUC_FBN_1.2, whole genome shotgun sequence DNA segment CGTTCTGAGAAATCATGGTTCTCAGTGGTGGTCATGTGCCCTCTCTGCACAATTACTTAATGGCTTCAGCAATTACGCATATCTACAGGagtaaaaaacataaatgtcaGTCAGTGGAAAATAACCGATTTATGTCTTTAGTCTGCAGCAGAGCATGAGTTAGGAAGGTTTATGACATGGTTAACGTATCCGATAAAGACAATGCAGCTGAAGCCGTACGCACATGCTGTAGATAGATCAAGGACCATTTACAGTATGCAAATGTGAATTTGAGCTTCCAAatgcacaaatgcagaaattCCATCACTGGCCAGAGTTCAATTACTCTTCAGTCTTCAAGTGTCTAGATAATGGTCACTGTGACTGCACATCACTGCAATTCAAAACCCCAACTATCCATCACTGTACAATGTTTGCCACTAAAACAACATGGATAAGGGAGTGCGTGTTGATGCCCATTGGGCCCTGTGCTATTGTAAGTGATGATGAGTGATGGACAGGAGAGGATGGGTGCATACTATTCACAGTGCTCCATGTGGCAGCTTGCATTTTCACACTGGTACAGTATGTTTGTCAGCTACAGACAACGCAGGCACTTACGCACTGCCGTGGGCAAGCAAAGTAGTGTTCTGCCAGTCGACAGCGTCATGGGCACATGCATGTCCTACCTACCACAGCGGAGTCCCTGGCAATACATGCCTGCATGGTTTGCAATGACAGATTGTAAGATCTTGGCATCCTATAAAGATGCACAGGgcacaaaacattttgaaatccCATTTTAAGTATAGATGTGCCGTCTTCTCCCTCAAATCTCTATAAGTCACATTTGCTTACGTTAAACATTACTCGTGCTATGCTCAAAGTGTTGAAAATTGTACTACTGCCCGTGAAAAATCCCGAACTGTCACAAAAAGAAGCAATGGCTTGCACCACCCTTTTTCTTCTAGTAGAGAGGCATTAAGGCACCATTAACTGCATTTACAAGAATGCACAGTCAGTTTTGACAAGAGGAGAATTCAGTACCAGCATTctttgagagaaaaaaactaCATGATAATAGACTATAATCACGTTCAGCAATTGAGTGGAAATTAATATCCTTTTATTGCAAAAATGGATAAGTGAATGAACAAAGGAATGAATTAATTGAGAGCATCAGATCATCTCACTGACATGGCAAGAAAATGTCCTGTTAAACAAGTTTCCTGTAGAGATTACCACGGCGCCCATGGTGTTCATCTCTACATTTAGAACATGAGAAACGTGGTCTTTGAAGTCGAGGGGATTCAGAATCACAGCATTGAGTAATAGGGTTTCACTTTAATGTGTTTGAGTCAAAAGCCTTGTGAGTCACAGGGCAGAACTGTGATGTCTAATGTTAGGGCTACAGTGAAGTGCCACATGTGGACTGTTACAATGTCTATTTTGGGAGGGGATACACTCATCTGAGTGATCTGATTGGAGGGGTCTCAATGCCGTATGAAACCGATTGGGCAAAGTGAGAAAGGGGAAATAGTCATTTTGATTATTCTAAACCATGCACAAGAAACTTGCTGCTTccagaaaatgtttattttgttcatAAACTTTTCATAAAAATAACAACATCAATATTAATTTAACGTATAGTAGAAACTGTGTATGTACAAAATCTTTACTTGAACAGTTAATATAACTTAAGGCGAGTTAAATTACTTATTTGCAGTACCCCGTTGGTGACAATTTCACCAACACTTCACTTTTATTATTTGCTAAAATGAACATTTCAGCATACAGTATATCCAGCAACATAAACCAGGTGTCAAAACCCTTTCATGGTAAAGTCCAAGGTAAAGTCCACAAAAACTCGCAGCAATGTGTGCTACCTGATTACTCAAAAGCAATGTTTAAATGATTTGCTAGTCATTTCTAGCTTGATTAAACATACttctgtacatactgtaaaatCATTTTTGTTGAAAAGCCGTACCCCTACTAGTGTACATACTGGTCCTTTTTAAAAGATCAGCTGTTCAATTAAATAACTCTTATCATACCAACAAAGGGATGAAGTGCGAAAAATGTTCTGATATCAAATTGTAAGATTTAAAATATTGTGTTTCTAAACAGTAGCCCTCGAAAACCAAGACGTTATTAATGATTTAGAATACATTTCACCTCGATAAATGACGCTCAAATGcgataaatgtaaaatatacagttagctataaaaatacaaagaagtacagtaatacaaatatatttatttcccATTTATGATATATCTTTCACAATTGTAATAATCCAAACAATTGTAACACAACACAAAGACCAATGACAAAAAACACTGACAGCCAAATGATAAGAAGTTAAACAAACACTAATTTTGATCAAAGATGGACAGCTTTATGGTCAAAGCCATAAATATGTTAGCCTACATTCATGTCAATAATCCTCCCTGTGGAGTGAAGGAGTACCTTGACAGTGGTTGATATTCCGcttaaaggaaagaaaacactgacataAACATGCATTTTAAGAAACATAGTCCAAACCATTGCTCTAAGAATGCTAAAAGCAGAAAATAAGAATCTTAAATGGAGATATTAATAATCTGTAAGTGCAATCCATCCAGGCTCAGAGGCATGGAGGTTGGAGCTGTCCAGATGAAGAGGTGCTGAACAGCAGTCATGCAATGCCGCAGCAGAGATGTTTGGCTCTACTGACAGTAACAGCAACAAGTCACTGTTGATCTGTTTACCGACTTTTAAAACTTATGCATCTTTGCATAAAGTcagcagcatcagcagcaggcaATAAGGCCGAAGCAGacctctctcttcctttctgcTCCTAAAAAAACGTCTTGTGCCAGGCATTGGCTTGCCAGTCAAACTAACTCAGACATATAATTGTAGTTGGCTGGCTTATCTTCCAAGACGGAAAGAGCCTAATGTTGTATGTGTAGACACATAGCTTTGTCTTCAAATTCCCTCGGGAAGAGTGAAAGTCCAGGCACCGGTGGTCACCTGTGgctttatttccattttctccTTCTGTTTCAGGTGTACACGTCCGTGCCGTTTCCTCTCGTCGCTCCGGGCGAACCGTTTGCCGCAGACGTCGCAGGAAAACGGCTTCTCTCCGGTGTGAGTCCTGGTGTGGGTGGTAAGGTGATCGCTACGGCTGAAACTGCGCAAACAGATGCGGCACTGGAAAGGTTTGTGGCCAGTGTGGATGCGGATGTGCCGGTTGAGCTCATCCGATCGGGAGAAGCGCCGGTCGCAGCTCTCCATGGGGCAGGTGAAGGGTTTCTCTTTGGCTGGGCCGTGAGAGGCGGCTGGGCTCTTCCTGGCCCTGGGGGGTTTCGTCGCACGGGTGGTGTAACTTTGGGCGAAAGAATCTGGCAACAAGGAAGAGTACAGGATGGAGTCTATGGTGCTCGGTAAAGCTGGTGATGTGTATAAGGAATCACACTGGTTAGATGGCTGTGGAGGTTCGGGGAACGGTTTCAAGTTAGAGGAGAGGCCCATCGGAGGTGGTGGGAGGTAATTATTGTACAGGGGGCTGGAGTAGCTCTGAGAACAGGTATCAGAGAAACATGGTTCCTGTTTGATACCTCCCTCCACTTTAAACTCCATCTCTGGGTTGGGACACATTGGGGGAAATGTGTCTAAGAGTTCCTTAACGTCCATCTGCTGGTCAGGGGGGAAATCGCTTGACATTGGGAAGGTTTCTATCTGGAAACTCGTCTCCAAACAGCCAGATTTGTTAAATGTTCCCCACTCGTAGCAGCTGCTTTCAAATTCATTCTTGACCACGACAGGGAAAGAAGCGGCCTCTGACTTTGGTTCGTCCTTTTTCTGATTTGAAGCTCGGGAGGAGCCGAAGCTCAGCTGGGAAGTGGACGGGTCTTGGGCCTGGCCGCCGGCCTGATCATCAGCATACCTCGGGCACGTCTGATCTGGAGAGTATACAGGGGGGGTAGGTCCGGAGCAGGTGTAGGATTGCCTCTTGACGCCGGGGTCTCCAAAATTGCCATTGCTGCTGTCCATCGGAGCAGGCGATGGATAAGTTCCCCGACTGTTGCCGCTGTGTTGCACTTCTGAAAGTGGCAGTGTGGATATACCCACAATCTCAGTGATCATATTGAGAAGTGTTTCGGTGCTGCACGGCGCTCCCTGAGATGCCTCAACATAGAAACTGCCAGAGTAGGCGAGCGAGGAGGGGGTGTAGGTGTCTTTTGGACACTCGCAAGGGTTAAAAGCAAATTCCGAGTTGGAGGCTTCGGTTTTGAGGGTTGCAGGGGTTCCTTCTGTTGAATTAGCAAGAGAGAAAACTTTGTCATCGCGAGTGTTTTATATTTCAGAATTAGTGCAAAATAAAACGAGGAAGAAAAATCAGCGTTACATAAACATTCATGCGTATTTTGGCACAGAAATGCCTTGATAAGATCCCTTGATATACACGGCTGCACTGAGAGAGTTATCTATCACTGTGGTACCACTCctatttaacacatttaaattaCCATGCATGCACATTTTATCGACTGTGCAAAGATGCGAACTCACCGTGGCCAAACTGGGCAGGTACCCCCCGCTCTGCATCGACATACACCTCCTGGTTATCTTTCCGCACGCTGTTTTCCATTCCCAGGGAAGAACTGTTGCAATTCTCAAACTGAGGGTAAAAAGAATCTTTCGCATTCAAATCCATATTGTTCAACATACTGATGCACTTAGAAGTCCGTCTCTCCCagtaaaaaaaaggtaaaaatgtaaaacaaagtatgcagctgaatgttttctttcaACTCCCCCTTTTGATGGTTTTCAACAAATGATCCAAAGTGGTATGTGTCAAAAGGTGTAAAAAGCAATTAAAGGTATTCCTTTTCGTCTCTGCTCCTCGGTAGGTATTTGCTTGCTGTGGATTTCACATCAGCgacttcccctctctctccttatATACACATTGGCAGCTCCCTCGGCCCTCCTCCCCATTCATCAGCTCCAGTGAGAGGATTCCCCGCTGCGTGTAAACTTCATGCCCATACATGGACAGAGGATGTGACGGAGTCCTCCCTCCCCTAATCCTCCCTCCTCCTGTACTGGAGAGATGGAGTCTGACGTTGCAACAAGTGGCAGCAGTGTTGAGTGGTAAACCGTTGTAATGATGGTATTTCTTTCCACAGTAAAGACTTATCATTTCAATTAAACGAATATTAAAGTAAAGACTGTCTCGTTTCTCTTGGTATCACCCTCTACCTCTCAGAATAACACGGAGGTGAAATGTCTCAAACGGCGTAGGTATCCGCCGATTTAGTTTTAACCGTCCTCTCATGGTATGAGGGGTAAGACATGGTAGAAAAGTGGACAGCAGCGCCGTTTGACTGACTTGATCACTCACAGGAGGGATATTCCAGTTTTTGGAGGTAAGAAGCCATGCAGCCGCCAGTTCAGGGGGTGTAACGGGAAGGTAACGTAACGGGTAATGTGACATATATACTCTCAGGGAGTCTGGAATAAGAATAGGGAAAAAGGTGGAAGACAATGTCATCATCTTATAATATT contains these protein-coding regions:
- the LOC116034392 gene encoding early growth response protein 1-B, whose product is MLNNMDLNAKDSFYPQFENCNSSSLGMENSVRKDNQEVYVDAERGVPAQFGHEGTPATLKTEASNSEFAFNPCECPKDTYTPSSLAYSGSFYVEASQGAPCSTETLLNMITEIVGISTLPLSEVQHSGNSRGTYPSPAPMDSSNGNFGDPGVKRQSYTCSGPTPPVYSPDQTCPRYADDQAGGQAQDPSTSQLSFGSSRASNQKKDEPKSEAASFPVVVKNEFESSCYEWGTFNKSGCLETSFQIETFPMSSDFPPDQQMDVKELLDTFPPMCPNPEMEFKVEGGIKQEPCFSDTCSQSYSSPLYNNYLPPPPMGLSSNLKPFPEPPQPSNQCDSLYTSPALPSTIDSILYSSLLPDSFAQSYTTRATKPPRARKSPAASHGPAKEKPFTCPMESCDRRFSRSDELNRHIRIHTGHKPFQCRICLRSFSRSDHLTTHTRTHTGEKPFSCDVCGKRFARSDERKRHGRVHLKQKEKMEIKPQVTTGAWTFTLPEGI